CATATAATAAAATATCGGCTTTGCTATCTGCTAAAATGCTGTTGCGAACTTTATCCTGCCAATAATCGTAATGGGCAATTCGGCGCAAGGATGATTCAATGCCTCCAATAACAATTGGCACTCCCTTAAAAAGACGCCTTAAAATATTGGTGTAAATAATGGTAGCCCGGTCTGGACGCTTGCCGGTTTTTCCATCGGGACTGTAGGCATCATCGGTTCTGATTTTTCTTTGTGCTGTCCAATGATTTACCATAGAATCCATATTGCCTGCGGTTATACCAAAAAAAAGACGCGGTTTTCCTAAAACTGTGAAAGCAGAATCCTCTTTCCAGTTTGGCTGAGCAATAATCCCCACTCTAAAACCCGCTGCCTCCAAAGTGCGTCCAATTATTGCTGCAGCAAAGGCAGGATGGTCTATGTAGGCATCTCCGCTAATCAGAATAATGTCTAAATCATCCCAACCTCTTGTTTTCAGGTCGGATTGGTTAACAGGTAAAAAAGGCATCAATTAAAAAGGGGTAACGGCTTGTTTCACTTGCCATTACCCCTGAAAAAAGGTAGGCATCTAATCAGGGATTGACCCTGATAATATTGATTGCCTGAATGCCTTTGTCCGTTTCCATCAGATCAAAAGTAACCAATTCGTCTTGCTCCAGAACTTTCAATTCTCTGGGAGAATTGGTAACTATAGATTTCCAATGAACAAAGTATTCCTTGTTGTCTTCAGTAATAATAAAGCCATAACCTTTATTCTTGTTAAACCATTTAACTTTTCCTTTCATACTCACCTCGTATATATTTATCTTGATACCATAAAAAAATATAGGGCTGATTATGTCAACAAAAATGTCCGTTGCTTATCAGAATAAGGAAAAAAATTAACGGAGGCATCGTTACTGGACATTGAAAGGACATTCCTTCAGCCGGCATAAAGTAAAAATATGCTTTGCCTGTATTTTTTTTGATTTTTGCAATACTTCAGCTGTCCCGAAACGAAAATTAGTTGTAGGACTATTAAATAACCTGCTTTATTTACCTTTCTCTCTTTGGAGCTATATTTGAGGATAGCTAAACTCAGCAAAAAAAGTTTTTTGGGGGGTTTTTAAAACAGCCCCTCATAAAGATGTAACCTCACTAATTTGCAGAGGATTGTCCTTTTTTTTGTTAAATCCAATCTGCCCACTGTCTGCAGAGCGTTTTGCATTTTTAGGTTGACGAGTTGAGATATTTGATTATAATAGGATACATAAGATAATCAATAAATTTTGAGGAGCTTATATGAGGCC
This portion of the Candidatus Cloacimonas sp. genome encodes:
- a CDS encoding cold shock domain-containing protein, which gives rise to MKGKVKWFNKNKGYGFIITEDNKEYFVHWKSIVTNSPRELKVLEQDELVTFDLMETDKGIQAINIIRVNP